From Gemmatimonadales bacterium, a single genomic window includes:
- a CDS encoding UdgX family uracil-DNA binding protein (This protein belongs to the uracil DNA glycosylase superfamily, members of which act in excision repair of DNA. However, it belongs more specifically to UdgX branch, whose founding member was found to bind uracil in DNA (where it does not belong), without cleaving it, appears to promote DNA repair by a pathway involving RecA, rather than base excision.), whose translation MATRAKPTPVSTGTAADFVPARATLPKLRAAAAGCRGCHLWVDATQTVFGEGPPKAQVMLVGEQPGDQEDRQGHPFVGPSGRLLDEGLAAAGIDRRQVYVTNAVKHFKFVRIELTKRRLHKKPNAGEVRACRPWLEEEIRLLQPRVIVALGSTAAQALLGSQFRVTQQRGKPVHSAFADVVIATVHPSAVLRAPSDVREEAKQDFFADLKAVALHLDRR comes from the coding sequence GTGGCGACTAGGGCCAAGCCGACTCCGGTCTCGACCGGCACCGCGGCAGACTTCGTCCCCGCGCGAGCGACCCTGCCCAAGCTCCGGGCGGCCGCGGCTGGATGCCGCGGCTGCCACCTCTGGGTCGACGCCACCCAGACGGTATTCGGTGAAGGACCTCCCAAGGCGCAGGTGATGCTGGTCGGGGAGCAGCCCGGCGATCAGGAGGACCGGCAAGGGCACCCATTCGTCGGGCCCTCCGGCCGCCTGCTGGACGAGGGGCTCGCGGCCGCCGGCATCGACCGCCGCCAGGTGTACGTCACCAACGCGGTCAAGCACTTCAAGTTCGTCCGCATCGAGCTCACCAAGCGGCGGCTGCACAAGAAGCCCAACGCGGGCGAGGTTCGTGCCTGCCGCCCGTGGCTGGAGGAGGAGATCCGGCTGCTCCAGCCTCGGGTGATCGTCGCCCTCGGCTCCACCGCGGCTCAGGCGCTGCTGGGCAGCCAGTTTCGAGTCACGCAGCAGCGGGGCAAGCCGGTACACTCCGCGTTCGCGGACGTGGTCATCGCGACCGTCCACCCCTCTGCAGTGCTCCGCGCCCCCAGCGATGTCCGCGAGGAGGCGAAGCAAGACTTTTTCGCCGACCTTAAGGCCGTCGCCCTCCATCTCGACCGCCGGTAA
- a CDS encoding efflux RND transporter periplasmic adaptor subunit: MAQVDRFGLIRAAGAVVLLAGCQSKAPPKAPPPPEVAVVTVKPEEVPETYEFSAEVVPYRRVEVRSRIEGIIEARVFTEGATVRRGQVLYRLERVRPEAAYRSALARRNNAKRTLDRLEPLLADRAIAQQDVDNARAEFESAEGALEDAKKDLDDSVIRAEIDGRVGRALFDRGGRVTGTDDLLTTIDVLDPAYVVFRPSAQQLLAWQENPRGRALVQPGSRLRVEVTLPDGTLLPRSGRLNFVAPSLDATTGTQEFRAEFRNPDRVLLPGQFVRVRLSGFVRDSAIAVPQRAVQQALGRQFVYVVGQGDTVVSRDVQPGPWSGSRWIIEKGLASGDRVVVDGAQKAAPGGRVRPVPAVDSAATSEAASAGAARAATPGAKQ; encoded by the coding sequence GTGGCCCAGGTCGACAGGTTCGGGTTGATCCGTGCCGCGGGTGCGGTCGTGCTGCTGGCGGGCTGCCAGTCCAAGGCCCCGCCCAAGGCACCGCCGCCGCCTGAAGTGGCGGTGGTGACGGTCAAGCCGGAAGAGGTACCGGAGACGTACGAGTTCTCCGCGGAGGTGGTGCCGTATCGCCGGGTGGAGGTCCGCAGCCGGATCGAGGGCATCATCGAGGCACGGGTGTTCACGGAGGGCGCGACGGTTCGGCGCGGGCAGGTGCTCTACCGGCTCGAGCGGGTGCGGCCGGAGGCGGCGTATCGGAGCGCGCTGGCCCGCCGCAACAATGCCAAGCGGACGCTCGACCGGCTGGAGCCGCTGCTGGCGGACCGGGCCATCGCGCAACAGGACGTCGACAACGCGCGGGCCGAATTCGAATCGGCCGAAGGCGCGCTGGAGGATGCCAAGAAGGATCTGGACGATAGCGTCATCCGGGCCGAGATCGATGGCCGGGTGGGCCGCGCGCTGTTCGACCGCGGTGGGCGGGTCACCGGAACCGACGATCTGCTCACCACCATCGACGTGCTCGACCCGGCGTACGTGGTGTTTCGTCCCTCGGCCCAGCAGCTGCTGGCCTGGCAGGAGAACCCGCGGGGCCGCGCCCTGGTCCAGCCTGGCAGCCGGCTCCGGGTGGAGGTGACGCTGCCCGACGGCACGCTCCTCCCTCGCAGCGGGCGGCTCAACTTCGTGGCGCCATCGCTCGACGCCACCACCGGCACCCAGGAGTTCCGGGCCGAGTTCCGGAATCCGGACAGGGTGCTGCTGCCCGGTCAGTTCGTGCGGGTGCGGCTGAGCGGATTCGTCCGCGACAGCGCGATCGCGGTGCCCCAGCGCGCCGTCCAGCAGGCGCTCGGCCGCCAGTTCGTGTACGTGGTGGGCCAGGGTGATACCGTGGTCTCGCGCGACGTACAGCCCGGACCCTGGAGCGGCAGCCGCTGGATCATCGAGAAGGGTCTGGCCAGCGGAGACCGGGTGGTGGTGGACGGCGCGCAGAAGGCGGCGCCGGGCGGCCGGGTGCGTCCGGTACCCGCGGTCGACAGCGCGGCCACCTCGGAGGCCGCCTCCGCCGGCGCCGCCCGGGCGGCCACCCCGGGAGCGAAGCAGTGA
- a CDS encoding SDR family oxidoreductase — MKLKLKKLEEQVVVITGASSGIGLATARMAAKGGARVVLNSRDAADLKQAAEQIRNDGGQAIDVVGDVSDFDAMQRLADAAVADFGRFDTWINNAGISIYGRIEVVTLKDARRLFETNYWGVVHGTLAALPQLKKEGGALINLGSILSDTGYPLQGHYTASKHAVKGFTDSLRVELEAEQAPVSVTLIQPTAIDTPYPEHAKSYLGVEPTHLPPVYAPEVVAEAILNSAEYPERDVLVGGGAKLFDTIERIAPRLGDRFKQATAIRGQYTDRPDQGTDALHAPRPGDARVRGSYEGHVMRSSAYTTVALNPGKALLSLAIAGAAVALLDRSGIFGRGD, encoded by the coding sequence ATGAAGCTCAAATTGAAGAAGCTGGAGGAGCAGGTCGTCGTCATCACTGGCGCCTCCAGCGGGATCGGCCTCGCCACGGCCAGAATGGCCGCCAAGGGGGGCGCCCGTGTGGTGCTCAATTCGCGGGATGCCGCCGATCTGAAGCAGGCGGCGGAGCAGATCCGCAACGACGGGGGCCAGGCCATCGACGTGGTGGGCGACGTTTCCGATTTCGACGCGATGCAACGGTTGGCCGACGCCGCAGTGGCCGACTTCGGCCGGTTCGACACCTGGATCAACAACGCGGGGATCTCGATCTACGGCCGCATCGAGGTGGTGACACTGAAGGACGCGCGCCGGCTGTTTGAGACCAACTACTGGGGAGTGGTCCACGGCACGCTGGCTGCGCTGCCGCAGCTCAAGAAGGAGGGCGGTGCGCTCATCAATCTGGGCAGCATCCTCTCCGACACCGGGTACCCGCTGCAGGGACACTACACAGCAAGCAAGCACGCGGTGAAGGGATTCACCGATTCCCTGCGGGTCGAGCTCGAGGCCGAGCAGGCGCCGGTCTCGGTCACCCTCATCCAGCCGACCGCGATCGATACTCCGTATCCCGAGCATGCCAAGAGCTACCTGGGAGTGGAGCCGACCCATCTGCCGCCGGTCTACGCGCCCGAGGTGGTGGCAGAGGCGATCCTGAACAGCGCGGAGTACCCCGAGCGGGACGTGCTCGTCGGCGGCGGGGCCAAGCTGTTCGACACCATCGAGCGCATCGCGCCACGCCTGGGTGACCGATTCAAGCAGGCAACGGCGATCCGGGGACAGTACACCGACCGACCGGACCAGGGCACCGACGCCCTGCACGCGCCGCGGCCCGGCGACGCGCGCGTCCGGGGCTCCTACGAGGGTCACGTGATGCGGTCGAGCGCCTACACTACGGTCGCGCTCAACCCGGGCAAGGCGCTCCTCAGTCTCGCCATCGCCGGCGCGGCGGTGGCGCTGCTCGACCGCTCCGGCATCTTCGGCCGTGGCGACTAG
- a CDS encoding multidrug efflux RND transporter permease subunit, whose product MNPAPSAPAPDGAEEVHYFFIRRPVLAAVISIIVTLLGVFAIRLLPISRYPQITPPAIQVQTVYPGATAEDVAEAVAAPIEQQLSGLQGLLYYSSANASDGSMSLQIFFDVDRSQDLAAVDVQNAVQLAQPQLPDAVRQNGITILKANTDILGVVALTSADPRYDAAYLTNYLKLYVEDEMKRVPGIGNALTFGGLEFSMLIQLDPDRMAQLGVTTSEVAAAVREQNTTNPAGRVGREPAPPDVEFTLPVTTLGRLKTTDQFADIVVRAKPDGSLIRVRDIGRVVLGSRNYDLAGRLNGAPTSPLLLYLRPGANALAAKEAVVKRMDELARSFPPGVRYKIPFDTTPFVTASIHEVVKTLLEALLLVTLVVFLFMQSWRATLIPMLAVPVAVIGTFLGLLLLGFTINVLTLFGLVLAIGIVVDDAIVVIENAERIMASEGVSARVAADRAIRQVAGALIAIVLVLCAVFVPVAFLGGVTGRMFSQFAVTIVISVLLSGMVALTLTPALCASLLRESNEANTTGFFGAFNRGFHRTIEHYGGLVERVLGRPRTWLAAFVVLVGLAVLLWRRVPTAFIPTEDKGYFAIAMQLPDASSLQRTKRVVQQIEGFLRQEPAVLNYVAFAGLDVLTRTNQTNSATIFILLKPWEERNKDQSIDAITGRINAKLFGLKEAVGFAFNLPEIPGLGATSGIEANLQNRVGKDVRDFAQQVQAFVAEANKLPAVQALNTNFRANVPQVYVDVDRAAAKARGVSLTDLFGTLQTLLSTLYINDFNLYGRTYRVQAEAQAPFRQRPEDIGRLYVRGGNGEMVPVSALTRIEFRSGPTQMLRFNGFGSSLITGTPKPGRSSGEVLNELDDLVAREFAGQGIGIGYSGQSYQERAATGQAGLVFGLGLVIVFLVLAAQYESWTVPFAVLLGVPFGALGALLGVWLRGTPSDIYFQVGLITVVGLAAKNAILIVEFANSIRNRQGGSIREAAAEAARERLRPILMTSFAFIFGVSPLVVAGGAGAASRHSLGTAVFAGMLFATSIGIFFIPLFFTLFRGLAERIGGSRTAAPAGAVATEQHR is encoded by the coding sequence GTGAACCCGGCGCCCTCCGCGCCGGCGCCGGATGGCGCCGAAGAGGTCCACTACTTCTTCATCCGGCGCCCGGTGTTGGCGGCAGTCATCTCCATCATCGTGACCCTGCTCGGCGTCTTCGCCATCCGGCTGCTGCCGATCTCGCGGTACCCGCAGATCACGCCGCCCGCGATCCAGGTGCAAACCGTGTATCCCGGCGCCACGGCCGAGGACGTGGCGGAGGCGGTGGCGGCGCCGATCGAGCAGCAGCTTTCGGGATTACAAGGGTTGCTCTACTACTCGTCGGCCAACGCGAGCGACGGGTCGATGAGCCTGCAGATCTTCTTCGACGTCGATCGCAGCCAGGATCTGGCCGCCGTGGACGTGCAGAACGCCGTGCAGCTCGCCCAGCCGCAGCTGCCCGACGCCGTGCGCCAGAACGGCATCACCATCCTCAAGGCGAACACCGATATCCTGGGCGTGGTGGCGCTCACTTCGGCCGATCCCCGCTACGACGCGGCGTACCTGACGAACTATCTGAAGCTTTACGTCGAAGACGAGATGAAGCGCGTGCCCGGGATCGGGAACGCGCTCACCTTCGGCGGGCTCGAGTTTTCGATGCTGATCCAGCTCGATCCCGACCGGATGGCACAGCTCGGGGTCACCACCTCCGAGGTCGCCGCGGCGGTGCGGGAGCAGAACACCACCAATCCGGCGGGCCGGGTGGGCCGGGAGCCGGCGCCACCCGACGTCGAGTTCACCCTCCCGGTCACCACGCTGGGCCGACTCAAAACCACGGACCAGTTCGCGGACATCGTGGTGCGGGCCAAGCCCGACGGCTCCCTCATCCGGGTGCGGGACATCGGCCGGGTGGTGCTGGGATCGCGCAATTACGATCTCGCCGGCCGGCTCAACGGGGCCCCCACCTCGCCGCTGCTGCTCTACCTGCGCCCGGGCGCCAACGCCCTGGCGGCGAAGGAGGCGGTGGTCAAGCGGATGGACGAGCTGGCCCGCAGCTTCCCGCCGGGCGTGCGCTACAAGATCCCCTTCGATACGACGCCGTTCGTCACCGCCTCGATTCACGAGGTGGTGAAGACGCTGCTGGAAGCGCTGCTGCTGGTGACACTGGTGGTCTTCCTCTTCATGCAGAGCTGGCGGGCCACGCTGATCCCGATGCTCGCCGTGCCGGTGGCCGTGATCGGCACCTTTTTGGGCCTGCTGCTGCTGGGCTTCACCATCAACGTGCTGACGCTGTTCGGCCTGGTGCTCGCCATCGGCATCGTGGTGGATGATGCCATCGTGGTGATCGAGAACGCCGAGCGGATCATGGCGAGCGAAGGCGTGTCCGCCCGGGTCGCCGCGGACCGCGCCATCCGCCAGGTGGCGGGCGCGCTGATCGCGATCGTGCTGGTGCTCTGCGCGGTCTTCGTGCCAGTGGCGTTCCTGGGCGGGGTGACCGGGCGGATGTTCAGCCAGTTCGCCGTCACCATCGTGATCTCGGTCCTGCTCTCCGGGATGGTGGCGCTCACGCTGACGCCCGCGCTCTGCGCCTCCCTGCTCCGGGAATCCAACGAGGCCAACACGACGGGATTCTTCGGCGCCTTCAATCGGGGCTTCCACCGGACCATCGAGCATTATGGCGGGCTGGTGGAGCGGGTGCTGGGCCGGCCGCGGACCTGGCTCGCGGCGTTCGTGGTTCTGGTGGGGCTGGCGGTCCTGCTCTGGCGCCGGGTGCCCACCGCGTTCATCCCGACCGAGGACAAGGGCTATTTCGCCATCGCGATGCAGCTCCCCGATGCCTCGTCGCTGCAACGGACCAAGCGCGTGGTTCAGCAGATCGAAGGCTTTCTGCGGCAGGAGCCCGCCGTCCTAAACTACGTCGCGTTCGCCGGGCTCGACGTGCTCACCCGTACCAACCAGACGAACAGCGCGACGATCTTCATTCTGCTCAAGCCGTGGGAGGAGCGGAACAAGGACCAGTCGATCGACGCGATCACCGGGCGGATCAACGCCAAGCTCTTCGGGCTCAAGGAGGCGGTCGGCTTTGCCTTCAACCTCCCCGAGATCCCCGGCCTCGGCGCCACCTCGGGGATCGAGGCCAACCTGCAGAACCGGGTCGGTAAGGACGTCCGGGACTTCGCCCAGCAGGTCCAGGCGTTCGTGGCGGAGGCCAACAAGCTACCGGCGGTGCAGGCCCTCAACACCAACTTCCGGGCCAACGTGCCGCAGGTGTACGTGGATGTGGACCGCGCGGCCGCCAAGGCGCGCGGAGTGAGCCTGACCGACCTGTTCGGCACTTTGCAGACGCTGCTCTCGACGCTCTACATCAACGACTTCAACCTCTATGGCCGGACCTACCGGGTGCAGGCCGAGGCGCAGGCGCCGTTCCGCCAGCGGCCGGAGGACATCGGCCGGCTCTACGTGCGGGGGGGCAACGGCGAGATGGTGCCGGTCTCGGCGCTCACCCGGATCGAGTTCCGCAGTGGACCGACCCAGATGCTCCGGTTCAACGGATTCGGCTCCTCGCTGATCACCGGCACGCCCAAGCCGGGGCGGAGCTCCGGCGAGGTGCTGAACGAGCTGGACGACCTGGTGGCGCGGGAGTTCGCCGGCCAGGGGATCGGCATCGGCTACTCGGGCCAGTCATACCAGGAGCGGGCGGCCACCGGCCAAGCCGGCCTGGTGTTCGGTCTGGGTCTCGTCATCGTGTTCCTGGTGCTGGCGGCCCAGTACGAGAGCTGGACCGTGCCGTTCGCCGTCCTGCTCGGCGTGCCGTTCGGCGCCCTGGGCGCGCTGCTGGGGGTCTGGCTCCGGGGCACCCCGAGCGACATCTATTTTCAGGTCGGGCTCATCACCGTCGTCGGGCTGGCGGCAAAGAACGCCATCCTGATCGTGGAGTTCGCCAACTCGATCCGCAACCGCCAGGGCGGCTCGATCCGGGAGGCGGCGGCGGAGGCCGCCCGCGAGCGTTTGCGGCCGATCCTCATGACCTCGTTCGCCTTCATCTTCGGCGTCTCGCCGCTGGTGGTGGCGGGCGGCGCGGGGGCCGCCAGCCGGCACTCGCTGGGCACCGCCGTTTTCGCTGGGATGCTCTTCGCCACCAGCATCGGCATCTTCTTCATCCCGCTCTTCTTCACCTTGTTCCGCGGCCTCGCGGAGCGGATCGGTGGCAGCCGCACGGCGGCGCCGGCCGGGGCGGTGGCCACGGAGCAGCACCGGTGA
- a CDS encoding penicillin acylase family protein, with the protein MSRIAAALTLAVLCWFASGKGPVPPFGDLLDPAHGVWTLSRNAEPPASATVMLPRLGADVRVLFDDRAVPHIFAATELDAWRALGYVIARDRLFQLELQGRAGGGTLTELLGAAALPADQEARALGMGRGAERLVKALPDTSEARRVLDGYASGVNAYVEQMRPSELPLEYRLLGRRPAPWTALQSMHVFMRMGYTLAQSGLELRHLAAAARVGTVAADALFPLHAPIQEPIQPSAGEPRTIRTLLPPPGAPDSVAIEALRSVPSAALARAAGDDGNGRGSNNWAVEPARTQDHAALLAGDPHLDLTLPSIWYEAHIVVPGVVDVYGVTIPGIPAVVLGFNRDVAWSFTNTEADVMDRWVEQVDDSLQPAAYRLDGAWAPLELRTEIYRGTHGETLATDTMRFTHRGPLSRIGGRWISTRWTVLESGAGSDALRAAARAHSAAAWLDAMAQFRVPPQNLLVADRSGTIAVRSTGWFPLRADSGRGDRLRDGTTRSSDWIGEWQVKEYPHAVAPIQGFLASANQEPRDPRDAHRYLGADWPAPWRALRINRLLRADSEVTVETMRQWQRDPGSARVERFLPFLLAAAASRGSDTLLAHAARLLAAWDRSYTPDNTGAILFELAMLAVDRRAWDELRPGPSPGSMILSGLLDDSTSAWWDDQRTPGRPEHRDEILSAGLREGYEEAVRRLGPPEGGRWRWSRAHRLDIWHLLHLPSLSALGLSVPGGPYTLSPSSMDGGSEGSSWRMVVELGSSVRGWGTYPGGQSGNPASTRYDDRLPLWLAGELAELRFPRRPEELRARSSLRLTAER; encoded by the coding sequence ATGTCCCGCATCGCCGCCGCGCTCACGTTGGCGGTCCTCTGCTGGTTCGCCAGCGGCAAGGGGCCGGTTCCGCCGTTCGGTGATCTCCTCGATCCAGCTCACGGCGTCTGGACGCTCAGCCGCAACGCGGAGCCGCCCGCCAGCGCCACGGTGATGCTGCCGCGGCTCGGCGCCGACGTCCGCGTGCTGTTCGACGATCGCGCCGTGCCACACATCTTCGCCGCGACCGAGCTGGACGCCTGGCGGGCGCTGGGCTACGTCATCGCGCGCGACCGCCTCTTCCAGCTCGAGCTCCAGGGGCGGGCCGGAGGCGGAACGCTGACGGAGCTGCTGGGCGCCGCGGCGCTCCCGGCCGACCAGGAAGCCCGGGCGTTGGGGATGGGCCGTGGCGCGGAGCGCCTGGTCAAGGCGCTCCCCGACACCTCCGAAGCCCGGCGGGTCCTCGACGGGTACGCCTCGGGGGTGAACGCGTACGTCGAGCAGATGCGGCCGTCCGAGCTTCCGCTGGAGTACCGGCTGCTGGGCCGGCGTCCAGCGCCGTGGACGGCGCTGCAGTCGATGCATGTGTTCATGCGGATGGGCTACACCCTGGCGCAGAGCGGTCTCGAGCTTCGGCACCTGGCCGCGGCGGCGCGAGTCGGGACGGTCGCGGCGGATGCACTATTTCCACTCCACGCACCGATCCAGGAGCCGATCCAGCCCTCCGCCGGTGAGCCGCGCACCATTCGGACCCTGTTGCCGCCGCCTGGAGCGCCGGACAGCGTCGCGATCGAGGCGCTCCGCTCGGTTCCCAGCGCGGCGCTGGCCCGCGCGGCCGGCGACGACGGGAACGGGCGAGGCAGCAACAACTGGGCGGTGGAGCCGGCGCGCACTCAGGACCATGCCGCGCTGCTGGCCGGCGACCCGCACCTGGACCTCACCCTGCCGTCGATCTGGTATGAGGCCCATATCGTCGTGCCGGGAGTGGTCGATGTGTACGGCGTGACGATTCCGGGGATTCCGGCCGTGGTCCTGGGGTTCAATCGCGATGTGGCCTGGAGCTTCACCAATACCGAGGCCGACGTGATGGACCGGTGGGTGGAGCAGGTAGACGATAGCCTGCAACCGGCGGCGTACCGCCTGGACGGGGCCTGGGCACCACTGGAGCTGCGGACGGAGATCTATCGCGGGACCCACGGCGAGACGCTCGCCACCGACACCATGCGCTTCACCCACCGTGGACCGCTCAGCCGGATCGGCGGGCGCTGGATCTCGACCCGCTGGACCGTGCTCGAGAGCGGGGCCGGCTCCGACGCGCTTCGCGCCGCCGCGCGGGCCCATTCGGCCGCAGCCTGGCTCGACGCTATGGCCCAGTTCCGTGTCCCGCCGCAGAACCTCCTGGTCGCCGACCGGAGCGGCACCATCGCCGTCCGCTCCACCGGGTGGTTTCCGCTCCGCGCGGACAGCGGCCGGGGGGACCGGCTGCGCGACGGCACGACCCGGTCGAGCGATTGGATCGGCGAGTGGCAGGTGAAGGAGTATCCCCACGCCGTCGCACCGATCCAGGGATTCCTCGCCTCGGCCAACCAGGAGCCTCGGGACCCGAGGGACGCGCATCGCTACCTGGGAGCCGACTGGCCTGCGCCCTGGCGTGCGCTCCGAATCAACCGACTCCTGCGGGCGGACTCCGAGGTGACGGTCGAGACCATGCGCCAGTGGCAGCGCGACCCGGGCAGCGCCCGGGTCGAACGCTTTCTGCCGTTCCTGCTGGCTGCCGCGGCCAGCCGGGGCAGCGACACCCTGCTGGCCCACGCGGCCCGGCTGCTCGCAGCCTGGGATCGGAGCTACACACCGGACAACACCGGGGCGATTCTCTTCGAGCTGGCCATGCTGGCCGTGGACCGGCGAGCCTGGGACGAGCTCCGTCCGGGCCCCTCGCCCGGCAGCATGATTCTGAGCGGCCTGCTGGACGACTCGACCAGCGCCTGGTGGGACGACCAGCGCACGCCCGGCCGGCCGGAGCACCGAGATGAGATCCTGAGCGCCGGGCTCCGCGAGGGGTACGAGGAGGCCGTGCGACGGCTGGGCCCTCCGGAGGGTGGCCGATGGCGGTGGTCCCGCGCGCATCGGCTCGATATCTGGCACCTGCTCCACCTCCCTTCCCTCTCCGCGTTGGGGCTTTCGGTGCCGGGCGGACCGTACACCCTGAGTCCCTCGAGCATGGACGGCGGCAGCGAGGGGTCGAGCTGGCGCATGGTCGTGGAGCTGGGATCGTCGGTCCGGGGGTGGGGTACCTATCCCGGGGGCCAGTCGGGCAACCCGGCGAGCACGCGGTACGACGATCGGCTGCCCCTCTGGCTGGCGGGAGAGCTGGCCGAGCTCAGGTTTCCACGGCGCCCGGAAGAGCTGCGCGCTCGGTCGAGCCTCAGACTCACGGCGGAGCGGTGA